In one window of Canis lupus baileyi chromosome 12, mCanLup2.hap1, whole genome shotgun sequence DNA:
- the ECM1 gene encoding LOW QUALITY PROTEIN: extracellular matrix protein 1 (The sequence of the model RefSeq protein was modified relative to this genomic sequence to represent the inferred CDS: inserted 1 base in 1 codon): MGTMSGAALVLACLAVTSVASAGGSKAPGKREMGPEPLAYHIQEVGYAAPPSPPRTQALSLDHPATPQHDFHSVGQSEVQPLPSLEAVRAPEEELPPRQLPVEKKVDPPLPQEAIPQEELPRPQVPVEQEEKKPAPPMDWSSPEPESWNPAQHCQQGRPRGGWGHRLDGFPPGQPSPDNVDQICLPNRQRVVYGPWNLPQSGFSHLTRQGETLNLLETRYSRCCRCHSHTNRLDCAKLVWEDAMTRFCEAEFSVKTRPHRCCKQQGEARFSCFQEEAPRPHYQLRACPSHQPGISSGPELPFPPGVPTLDNIKNICHLRRFRSVPRNLPATDPIQRQLQTLIQLEGEFQRCCRQGNNHTCTWKAWEEALDGYCDREQAIKTHHHSCCHHPPSPARDECFARQAPYPNYDRDILTLDFSQVTPNLMQHLCGNGRLLTKHKQIPGLIRNMTAHCCDLPFPEQACCAEEEKSAFIADLCGSRRNFWRDSALCCNLNPGDEQTNCFNTYYLRNVALVAGDNGDAKGQGEKGXTRGRNISPTPEPKEE, encoded by the exons ATGGGGACCATGTCCGGAGCAGCCTTGGTCTTGGCCTGTCTGGCTGTTACTTCTGTAGCCTCTGCAGGAG GCTCCAAGGCtccagggaagagggagatgggGCCTGAGCCCCTTGCCTATCACATTCAAGAAG TTGGCTAtgcagcacccccctccccaccccggacCCAAGCCCTCTCCTTGGATCACCCTGCCACCCCTCAGCATGACTTTCACTCTGTGGGACAGAGTGAAG TGCAGCCCCTTCCCTCTCTAGAAGCTGTCCGTGCTCCAGAGGAGGAGCTGCCCCCTCGCCAGCTCCCTGTGGAAAAGAAAG TGGATCCCCCTCTCCCTCAGGAAGCCATCCCCCAAGAAGAGCTGCCCCGTCCCCAGGTCCCTGTTGAACAGGAGGAAA AAAAGCCAGCTCCTCCCATGGACTGGAGCTCTCCTGAGCCTGAGTCTTGGAATCCAGCCCAACACTGCCAACAGGGCCGACCCCGAGGGGGCTGGGGCCACCGGCTGGATGGCTTCCCCCCTGGGCAGCCATCTCCAGACAACGTGGACCAGATCTGCCTTCCTAATCGTCAGCGTGTGGTATATGGCCCCTGGAACCTGCCACAGTCTGGCTTCTCCCACCTTACTCGCCAGGGTGAAACCCTCAATTTGCTGGAGACTAGATATTCCCGCTGCTGCCGCTGTCACAGCCACACAAACCGCTTGGACTGTGCAAAACTCGTG TGGGAGGACGCAATGACCCGATTCTGTGAGGCCGAGTTCTCGGTCAAGACCCGACCCCACCGGTGCTGCAAACAGCAGGGGGAGGCTCGATTCTCCTGCTTCCAGGAGGAAGCCCCCCGGCCACACTACCAGCTCCGGGCCTGCCCCAGCCACCAGCCTGGTATTTCCTCGGGCCCTGAGCTGCCTTTCCCCCCGGGGGTACCCACACTGGACAACATCAAGAACATCTGCCACCTAAGACGCTTCCGTTCTGTGCCACGCAACCTCCCAGCTACTGACCCCATCCAAAGACAGCTGCAGACATTGATCCAGCTAGAGGGGGAGTTTCAGCGCTGCTGTCGGCAGGGAAACAACCACACCTGTACATGGAAGGCT TGGGAGGAAGCCCTTGATGGATACTGTGATCGGGAACAGGCTATAAAGACCCACCACCACTCCTGTTGCCACCACCCTCCTAGCCCTGCCCGCGATGAGTGCTTTGCCCGTCAGGCGCCATACCCCAACTATGACCGGGACAtcctgacccttgatttcagccaAGTTACCCCCAACCTCATGCAACATCTCTGTGGAAATGGAAGACTTCTCACCAAGCA TAAACAGATTCCTGGGCTGATCCGGAACATGACTGCCCACTGCTGTGACCTGCCATTTCCAGAGCAGGCCTGCTGTGCTGaggaggag aaatCGGCCTTCATTGCAGACTTGTGTGGTTCCCGACGTAACTTCTGGCGAGACTCTGCCCTCTGCTGTAACCTGAATCCTGGAGATGAACAGACCAACTGCTTCAACACTTATTATCTGAGGAATGTGGCTCTAGTGGCTGGAGACAATGGGGATGCCAAGGGTCAGGGGGAGAAGG CAACTCGGGGAAGAAATATCAGCCCCACCCCTGAGCCCAAAGAAGAATGA